The window TCAGTCAAAATGAGGCAAACATACCATGACTTTTCAACAACAATGGAGGCTTTTCTTCTGGACTAGCATGGTACATGGGATTTGAAGGCGGATAGAAATATGCAAAGGCAGTTTGACCAGGAACTTCTGTTGGGAATTCAATGAACTCTGGCAAGCTGAAAAACGATGAATACTTTGAACTATCTGGTGATGATGACCAGATAATCTGAAAATCAACTACTCTGGATCCTTGCTCATCTAAATTCACCTGAAGAAGACAAAACAGTTGGCTATTAATACAATTTAATTCGGCAGTATTTATGACCAAAAAGGAGACTCCAGTAATAGCATGAACAGCTGACAGCACCTTTGCCACTGATGATGGATGAACTCCAGATGCTCCCTCAACAAATAGGCACTGGTGCCCTGCATTCTGTAAGGGAAAAGACGCacatctcaaaaaaaaaaactatcatcAAAGTTCTACTTGAGGGGTTTTTCCAATGCTGCAGCTTAGAAAGAATAAGGTTTCAGAAAGTACAATATTTTCAATGTCTGTGAAAGGAATATCAAGAAGAGATAACGAGCTTTGTGAATAGTCCAGAATACCAAGATATGATCTTCCCTTCTGCCTGTAAGTGTGAAAAACTTTACCACACTATTTCGCAGAATATTCACCAAAAACTAAGAAAGAAACTGATCTTAAAAAGGCATGTGCATGAGACAAGCTATGCAGAGCCAGTAACATTTTCAAACTCACCTGAAGCTGCAACCAATTAAGTTCTTTCCTTCATTGCTCCCAATAAGCTCGTAAGAGTTGGTGCCGAAAACCCACAATGGTCTTGAGAACTCAGCATCCAGGGGATAGAGTGCTTGCACATCATTTACAGATTCATTCTATTTCCAGAATTAGAAATAAGACACTGAATGATGGATATTAGAAATATGAAATGCAATATCATGTTCTccagcaaaaagaaaataatgttcCAAAATCCCATGTAGAAAAATTATCTTATAATAGATGTATTGCCTTCATTAAAATGGTACTATAAGCTATGCTACATAAATGTGATATTTATTGCCGTTTTACCATGGTTCTGTAGCCAATGCGTGTATACAATGTCCATGCAGTTAATTTTTTGGGGTTACAAACCATGAAGTTAATTTTCATCAGTTGTGAAACTATGTTCCGAATTTTTTTCCTGTTTCTTTCACAGATAGAAAAGCAAGCACTATCTGATCAAAATGGGCTTTATTCTGCATTTGAAGAATATGGTAGATTGTGAAGTAGCCAACATGCGAGGAAAAACAAGTTGTCAAGCAGACTGTAGCACAACAAAAAATGTAAACAATTGCATATGTACCATGCAATTATTATATGATGCTAAACAAGGCCTCAAAGAAGCACATAACTGTAGCACaacaaaaaatttaaacaattgcatatatatcctTCAATAAAACAAAACACATAAAGCTCCACTATGTTAATTTAGGGTCAAGATAAAGGAAGAATCAAAATAATATTGTTGCACTTAAGTATTTAGCTATCATGATCATACGATGAGAAAAGCTATAGAGTAATGGACTATAATCAAAAGGATAACATACAAGTAGGTGCCTTGATGGAGGCATAAAGCTAAGGTTGAATTGTCAACTTACTAGGCATAGGTTAACTGGTACATTAGCATTTTGTGTAAAAGGGTAACAGAGCAACTCTCAACATAAGATACCAAACTAACAGATACAGCACTGATATGGACGCCTTTATTGGAAGGCATTaccaaagaaagaagaaatcaTCAGCCTAATTACTTTCCTATTAAAATGCTTTCCTATTACTTTCCTATTATTTACTTTCCTATTGcagaatttaaatttatttccttttgttATTTCAAGACAATTATTTTGTTTCCTTTAATTGTTAGTCTTGATTCCTATAATTTAGGGGTGATATGATTATCCCTATAATTTAGGATCTAGAATTATTTTGTATTTACAGCCTATAAATAAAGGCTTgtctattcaataaaaaaaaaaaagaacttttATTCTCTCAAAATTGAGAATTAGAAAAGGGCTCTGTCAAGGACGAGTCTGCTTTTGTCAATTCAATATAGATTCAGAGAAGAGTGTTGTGTCTAGACCTGTGACTAGATCCTACGCCAAGGTTCATAACAacttggtatcagagcttggcGTCATGGGTGACACACAAAATTTGGCGTCGAAGCTGGATGCTTTTATGGAACAAATGTCGTCTCATCAAAGTGCACTGGAGAAACAAATTGCAAAATTATCGGTTTCAATTCGGGAAAAAGAGAAGGGATCTAGCGGCAATAATATAGAGGGACAAAACAATGGAATTCCTTGCAGCAGCAGAACCTCGAGTTTAGGTTGCAGACCTGAACCACCGATGGGAAGATCTATGGAACCTCATTATTCCAAGATGGAATTTTTGACCTATGACGGCACTAATGACCTTAGGCCAGCTATGAGTAATAATCCCTTGGGAGAATTAGCCAAACTCAAGCAATCTGGTTCAGTCGAAGAGTATCAACAACAATTCCAATCATTATTGGCTCAGACTTCAGGACTTCTTCCTCGCCAACAAGTGGATCTTTTTACCGCTGGGTTGAAAGAAGAACTCCGGATTGATGTTGAGTTCCAACAACCAGGTAACCTCGGAATTGCTATCCATATGGCTCGGACATTAGAACATAAACAAAGAATCTCACAATCAATCTTAGCCTCGCGATCCAACACAAACTGGTCCATCCCCAAATCTAACAGAAGCGAAATTGTTATCTCCACTAGCAAGAACATGGTTGCAAAAGGTGGGGAAAAATTTATCAAATCAATAGGAGGAGGTAGTATATTGAACTCTTCCACGCCATTTTTCAAGAAGCTGACACGAGTACAAGTGTCTGAAAAGAGGGCCAATGGACTGTGCTATAATTGTGATGAATCTTATACACAGGAACATAAATGCAAATGGTTATTTTGGATTGAGGTAGTAGATTCAGATAATGAAGAGGAAGAGACGACAGGAGATCTTGAGCTTTCTCTAAATACCATTAGTGGAACCTGCAATTCTCCTACCATGGAGATACTAGCAAAGATATCGGGTGTTAGTGTTTCAGTGTTGGTCGATTGGGGCAGCACATGCAACTTTCTTCGTGAGGGCTTGCTTTCAAGTTTGGGACTAAAGTTTGGGAAACGACCAGGGCTGCAAGTCCTAGTGGCAAATGGAGAGCATGTTTCAAGCATGGGAATATGCAAATTAGTATCTCTTCATGTTGCAGACGATATTTTTAAAGCTGATTTTTATACTATACCATTAGAGGGATTCGACGTGGGTTTGGGAGTCAAATGGTTGTATACCCTTGAACATATCCTGTGGGACTTTAGCTCCTTGACTATGAAACCTAACCTTAAACGAAATAAGATTTTATGGCGAGGACAACCTCCTATGGCAAAACCCCGACTCAGTTTGATGCAAACCCAAAAGTCAGCCATGACTCATAAAAATCAAAACTTGCAACCTACAGGACTACTTCAACCTCTTGAGATCCCGCAACAAATTTGGGTGGATATCATTATAGACTTTGTGGAGGGCTTACCTAAAGATCGAGGGAAGTCAGTGTTATTGTTGGTAGTAGATCGGTTTACGAAGTCTTCTCATTTTATACCCTTGGCCCATCCATGTACTGCTTTCTCCATGGCTGGTATATTCTTTGCTGAGGTATTTCATCTCCATGGATTGCCTCAATCAATAGTCTATCGCGACAAGGTTTTCCTTAGCATGTTTTGGAAAGAGCTATTTCGCCTTAGTGGTTCTAAGTTGGCTTTCTCTTGTGCTTACCATCCTCAATCTGATGGTCAAATGGAGGTGGTTAATCGAATAATTGAGATGTACTTGCAATGTCTCATTAGCGACCAACCGCAACGATGGGTGTATTGGATACCTTGGGTTGAGTATTGCTATAATACATCTTATCACACTTGTTTTGACACTACCCCTTTCCAGATGGTATATGGTAGAGAACCCCCTCGATTTCTTTCTTATTCAATGGGGCATGCCCAACAACGGAAGAAGGACTCTTATGATTCTAATCATAGAGAGTTGACTTTTGTAATTGGGGATTGGGTCTGGTTGCGACTTCAACCTTACTGGCAGCTAATGATATCAAGACAAAGTAGAATCCACGATGTGTTTCGTGTGTCTTTTCTCAAGGCATATAAAGGTCCCCCTCCAGCTGTTGTGGGAAACCTACCGCCTACTTGTGATGGAAAAGCTTTGCCAGCCCCACACTCTATCCTCCGTAGCAGGCTCAATCAAGGTCAACACGAGCTGCTCGTACAATGGGCAGGTTGTTCTCCTGACGATGCAACATGGGAGCCATTAGAATACTTTCAAGAAGCTTATCCAGGGTTTGAGCTTGAGGACAAGCTCAAAATCGAGTTGGGGAGTGATGATATGGACGCCTTTATTGGAAGGCATTaccaaagaaagaagaaatcaTCAGCCTAATTACTTTCCTATTAAAATACTTTCCTATTATTTACTTTCCTATTGcagaatttaaatttatttccttttgttATTTCAAGACAATTATTTTGTTTCCTTTAATTGTTAGTCTTGATTCCTATAATTTAGGGGTGATATGATTATCCCTATAATTTAGGATCTAGAATTATTTTGTATTTACAGCCTATAAATAAAGGCTTgtctattcaataaaaaaaaaagaacttttATTCTCTCAAAATTGAGAATTAGAAAAGGGCTCTGTCAAGGACGAGTCTGCTTTTGTCAATTCAATATAGATTCAGAGAAGAGTGTTGTGTCTAGACCTGTGACTAGATCCTACGCCAAGGTTCATAACAAGCACATACCCATTTGTACAGGTTCCAAAATCCACTTTTTCTGTCACTGACAAAGAAGAGCTCCCCTGAAAGGATTTAAATAAAAGCATTAGTCGTACAGAATAACTTGAATCTACTAGATATTTCTGATTaataattgatatatatatatatatatggttccAATGGTGGaatcaaactaaattataataGGCTCTATCAAATTTGACTTTATTAATAGGATTCTGGCATAAGGTCAAAATTATTACAATTCAACTTTCAACTAGAGCAATAAGTGACTGCTCACAACCTACATGAAGTTAAACTTTCATCAAAATTTCCTTGGGCTTATTCATAAGCTCAGTTACAAACCTAATCTACTTAAAAAGGAAACCTTGAACTAAGAAAAGCTCAAGTTGTTCGGCCATGTGCATAAATTGTTTATAGTTTCATTCTGATTTTTAGTTCTATGTATCAAGGTCATTCCAATTCAACTTTCAATTAGAGCTATAAAAGAGCTGGACCACTCATTAGTTACATTAAAGTgcaatttcttaaaaatttaCTTGGACTTAATGAGCTCAAATAAAAGCTCACTTCATTGTGCAGATACAGTTATTTCTGACACACTCTAGAGGATTGTCCCTCAGTCACACTTGCTATATTTTGTACCACTTCAGATTATAACCAAATATACTAGGGGTGGGCATGGGTTGGTTAACAGGTCCATCAGGATATTTTTTGAACCTAACAGATTCTATCGGTTTTTAAGACATTAAACCCTAAACCAGTCCAAGTATATCGGTTAACCTTGATTTTCGCTTAGGTTTTTCGtttaacggtttttaaccgttatCTCAATCGTTAACCAAaaacaaattaaccatatttttttatccaaacctAAATATAATGATTAACCAAAAACAACAGTTAACTCGAAACTGTCGGTTCGGTTAATCAACATATACAAACCTAAACAATGTCCATCGGTTCGGTTAATTGGTTTTTCGGTTCAGGTAATGGTTTGGTCGGattttttgcccacccctaaaATAAACCATTGaaggaacaaaaaaaaaccTGAGGGGGACCATTTAGGTTCAGTTGGTGCTTCAACAATTGCAGCATCACAACCAGCAACACATGTCCGTTTATATACATCTCTGCATAGGATGATCAAGAAATTTAACCCAATAATAAACTATGAAAATGAGAGGAAAcagaaacaaaatgaaaaaaaaaacaaaagatgaTCATCCTCGAAGGCTTTTGCTGGCTAATTATTTAACTAAAGCACCAGAGCAAGCATCAGGATATTAGACTGCTGGTTTCATACATACAAAGTATGTTACATCAGCATCTCCGAAGAGCGCATACACTCATATCACACATATATCTACATATGAATAGCACAAATTAAATGCAGCGCAAAAATCCAAAAAAGGGTCATGCATTTATTTGTCCAAGATACTGGTGCCTGATCCGCTAATGACTTGTGCTACAAATTCAAACATAAAAGTTCAGGGGTTAAACCTCAAAAAGGGGCATTTTAAGGGAATTATTCCCAACCAGGTAGGCATTTAAGGCGCTGTAATAGGACTGTTTTTAACAACAGTGTTAAAAACAGCCCCTCCAAGGGAATTATTGCCCAACCATTACCAGGTTCGGAATAATGACCCCCTTTGGGGGTTTAACCCAAAGTTCAGCAGGTTCAggaaagccaaaaaaaaaattaggacaTAAGCAACTAAACAAACTTAATTCCAAAAGTTCAGCAGAAAATAGGCAGATAGTAGCGGCAAAATAATTGAGAAAATCACCATGAATTTCATCAATTGAATCCTAAACAAAGAAACTGTGACTGTAATTTGGAACTTTCTGAATCAGAAGTTAGAAAAGAATGTCCACTGAATGACCAAAAAATGTTGGGGAAACTCAATTGTAATTAGATTTTGCTTACCCATTCTCCGCTATGTAGCCAACCCACAGTTCTGCTTTATCCCATGGCATGTTAGGGTGACTCCACTCTATCCATGCTATCCGTTCGCCTTTGGGGTCAATACGTGGGAATGCATAGAAATCATTGCCACTAAGTAACACTTTTGGTTCTGAATGTCAAAACATCCAAAGGAAACAGAAACACGGAGAATATTATTTCCTCAACAAATAGTAACAAGTCAAACAGTACTATGAAGAAGAATAAGATCGAGGCTATTTAGAGAAcacttgaaaattttcaagtcTACTCTTTGAACATTATAGTTATAACTGggattaaataaaaaagaaagggaCAATAGGCAAAAGTGCCCAGGTTTTACCTTCAATTTTATCACCATTTTGGCTAATTGCTACAATAACTGTAGTTGCATTTGTGCTGCTTTTGCGGCGATCTATTCATTTAGGGATTAAGAAAAACCAAACTCGTCAAAAAATGCTTCAAGAAAAGATATTTGATGCTAAAGAACTACAGCATTCCACCACAGAGTTAGCATTGATATACCTTCCATTACAGTGACAATACGGTTAAATCGTGAATCAAAGACACCATCAGCATAAGAGACTATTGGGGAGCCATAATCAGGGGTAAGTGGAACAGGTGAAGCATCTATATAGAACACAAAGTAGAGAATATATAAGTAAAACTGCAACAGGAAAAACCTTAATCAGAAAAGACATTTCAATTTTGTGAGAAATTCTCGAAACCTATGGAATCGATAAGTTGTTTGTAAAGCCTTTGGTCCTTGTAATTAGCAAAGATGACTGTATCTTCTGATACGGCAAATGCGCCACCTCCATACTCCTGGGCGGTCGTTCGGACGGAGAACTCTTTTGGAGTGATATCTACTGGTGACTCTCCCGGTTTTTCAGCTCCTTTAACCAAAACCGATCGTCTAATCAAAATTAACACAATACATAATCAATAAAAGGTTGGATACTAAACTAATACAAACATAAATAACATAATAGAGCATACCCAGCTTCAGTAGGGCGGGATTCAAGCCAGAAAAGGCGGCCATGGCCGTCAATGGCAGTACCTCCGAGTCTTTTAGAGGATCCGGAGACGATATCGGCGGTGACGGGGGACTTCCAAGAACCATAAGGAGCAGTAAGTTTCACTTCGCTAGGCGCAGCTTCTGCTGAAGAAGCCATAGGTCTACAACTACAATACCGATGCCTCTCGGATAAAATGTTAACGGCGATTTTAGGAATAAGGCTAAATTGGAAGGGATTACGACTACGAGAATGGGAATAAGAGAGAGCAGATAAGCGAGTGAGAGTGGCTGAGGTTGCGAAAATCATCGAGTTGACTGAGACTCGATatccaataaaataaaatattcacGCCCATGCTTGTGCCTTACTTGCTTATAGAATAAGCGACAATCTGAAATGGAACAAATATCCCTAACCTTTACCATTGATGAACACATCAATTTGATCTCTAATCAATTTcgaatattttttaattcatCTTTGGGAGGCAAATATTATTGAAAACCTCTATTCCTAGTCCTAGCAGGAGCAACTCTGCCTCTACCAGTTCTTTTTAGTTTGTATTGACACTTTACATTTCCATTAAATTAATCTTGCCTCGCAATTCTTCTGTTATAGAACCATATTTTTGAAATGCTCTTTCACAACGATTATGAAAATTTGCAGCGAAAAGAAAATAGTACAGTTATTTTAGACAAACTTggatttaaaaatcaaattcatGTTCATGCCACTTTTATAAAACTATAGCCCATTCTAAATATTGACGGATTTTAACGGAAGTGGGTCGGACCAGTTGtaagtctttttttttatccaaatctGATCTATTGGATGGGAGCCTGAACGAGCTGAATGGATATCTAGATCTGTGAATATGTCTAATTGAATATCTTTCCGCATGgttgtgtttatttatttatttcttagaGTATCTTTATAAAGGGTGTGCTCTACACGGCACAATCAGTCGAATTCCAATTTCACTTTCAAATACACTAAAAGATACCCTAGTTAAGCGGCTAAAAATTGATGATGTGACATTTTtagtcaaaagaaaaaaaagtcaaaatggTAAATATATCGTTCAATAATATTTGGTTGGCAAAAAAAGGTTGATAAAAAAACCCTCTTCTTACACCTTGATTCTCATTTTTCCCTCCTAGCAATGGAAGATTTAGTTGTCTTTATGATTCATTTTCAAGAAATTAGACAACTCTAAATTACACATTGATTCTGATGCAAGTGAGGTTTTGGAAAAGAAGTGGATTCAGTCATAAGCAGTAACTATAAAAATAACTACGATGACCCGTTTTTGTTCCTAGTAAAAAGTGAATTCAGTCATTAATTAATATGCAATATTAATGGtagaaaaaaatttgaaaaaatataataaattcaGTAAAGTAGAAGAAAAGAGGAAACCAAAAGATTTGTGTATGATGTAAGATGCTGGAATTGAAGGAAAATGAAGTTGGAGACATCGATTGTTCGACTATAAATAATGGTAGAAAAAGTGTTATTTGCTATTTGAAAGGAGATAGCACTACTGTCACTTCCTTCTTCGTATGCTTTCAGCCCGTTTACATTTTTTTGTCTCCGATGAAGTTCATCCATTTTAGAAACTGTGAAGTTTTGAAATTTGAGGATACAGAGATGATACGTGTTTTGTATTCTGGCAGCACTAGTTATGGAAGGAGAGTGAAACTTTGAAGATAGAAAGTACGAGAAAGGTCAAGCAAGAGAGAATAAATGTTGTGTTGTGTCAATCATTGATAAGGTAGAGAGAATAAAAGttaattaatagataataaaataaattaaaagatatATTTACCCTTTTGGTTTTTTTGACTAAAAATGTCACATCATCAATTTTTAACGGTCTTAGGTTTTTGGACTGTTGTTACTAACAGTTTGAAGCACGAGGTAcatgtttgtaaatttttaagcCGCATGGTTTATGATTCAAAACTGGTGTAACCacatggtttatttttgtacttctccctcattttttttcttttccaatcCATTGGACGTGGATTTGTTCACGGGTCCGGGTACCCGTGTCCCCTAGACCGGACTTGGACATAAAAATTTATCTTCAAGCCAGGCCTGCTAAAGCCCGCCTCTTTTTTGGACGGACttgggattta of the Euphorbia lathyris chromosome 7, ddEupLath1.1, whole genome shotgun sequence genome contains:
- the LOC136235126 gene encoding uncharacterized protein, whose amino-acid sequence is MIFATSATLTRLSALSYSHSRSRNPFQFSLIPKIAVNILSERHRYCSCRPMASSAEAAPSEVKLTAPYGSWKSPVTADIVSGSSKRLGGTAIDGHGRLFWLESRPTEAGRSVLVKGAEKPGESPVDITPKEFSVRTTAQEYGGGAFAVSEDTVIFANYKDQRLYKQLIDSIDASPVPLTPDYGSPIVSYADGVFDSRFNRIVTVMEDRRKSSTNATTVIVAISQNGDKIEEPKVLLSGNDFYAFPRIDPKGERIAWIEWSHPNMPWDKAELWVGYIAENGDVYKRTCVAGCDAAIVEAPTEPKWSPSGELFFVSDRKSGFWNLYKWNESVNDVQALYPLDAEFSRPLWVFGTNSYELIGSNEGKNLIGCSFRQKGRSYLGILDYSQSSLSLLDIPFTDIENINAGHQCLFVEGASGVHPSSVAKVNLDEQGSRVVDFQIIWSSSPDSSKYSSFFSLPEFIEFPTEVPGQTAFAYFYPPSNPMYHASPEEKPPLLLKSHGGPTSETRGTLNLSIQYWTSRGWAFVDVNYGGSTGYGREYRERLLRNWGIVDVNDCCSCANFLVDNGKADSERLCITGGSAGGYTTLAALAFKETFKAGASLYGVADLSMLRAETHKFESHYMDNLVGDEKHYFERSPINFVDGFSCPIILFQGLEDKVVPPDQARTIYKALKEKGLPVALVEYEGEQHGFRKAENIKFTLEQQMVFFARLVGHFDVADEITPIKIENFD